Proteins from a single region of Nocardioides anomalus:
- a CDS encoding MFS transporter, with amino-acid sequence MTHDLTLPAGVPATPGAPAAAGAAGTPVAPDPTGGDVPELRRMHPVALVAALTAVVVPIMSVFSVNVALRQIGTELGASAGTLQLVVAAYGVVYAALVVIGGRLGDSYGRKRLLLTGLGLFAATSLLCSIAQSPDQLVVARFAQGLSAAVLSPQVLASIHANSDGHHRSRALAWFGATAGLATSLAFLVGGSLAGSDLGWRAVFWVNAPLAALVAIGVARYLPETKAPTRSRLDWPGAVLLGATMTLLILPLTEGRATGWPAWTWACLVAVPVGGVAVVWWALRVQRRGGLPLVPPELFAFRSVRIGLLVALPVYVAFGGFMFVYSFMAGSHGLTPLHIGLSLLPMSLGFLAASVASGRLVPRFGVAVLGAGAALTAVGFVWIGLVVDGIAAVTTYGAMHVAGPMVLVGVGMGLVWSPLMGVILSQVHGHLAGLGGGLLLTTMQAGLGSGSAVVGSIYFGLDAAHAFVWTAVVLAAVMAIVAPLTALLSPRRG; translated from the coding sequence GTGACCCACGACCTGACCCTCCCTGCCGGCGTGCCCGCGACACCCGGCGCTCCCGCTGCCGCCGGTGCCGCCGGCACCCCGGTGGCTCCCGACCCGACCGGGGGCGACGTCCCCGAGCTGCGCCGGATGCACCCGGTCGCGCTCGTCGCCGCGCTGACCGCGGTCGTGGTGCCGATCATGTCGGTCTTCAGCGTGAACGTGGCGCTGCGCCAGATCGGCACCGAGCTCGGCGCCTCGGCCGGCACGCTGCAGCTCGTCGTGGCGGCGTACGGCGTGGTGTACGCCGCGCTCGTCGTCATCGGCGGCCGCCTCGGCGACTCCTACGGCCGCAAGCGGCTCCTGCTGACCGGGCTCGGGCTGTTCGCCGCCACCAGCCTGCTCTGCTCGATCGCGCAGAGCCCGGACCAGCTGGTCGTGGCCCGCTTCGCGCAGGGCCTGTCGGCCGCCGTGCTCTCGCCGCAGGTGCTGGCCAGCATCCACGCCAACTCCGACGGCCACCACCGGTCGCGGGCGCTGGCGTGGTTCGGCGCGACGGCCGGGCTGGCCACGTCGCTGGCCTTCCTGGTCGGCGGCAGCCTGGCCGGCTCCGACCTCGGCTGGCGGGCCGTGTTCTGGGTCAACGCTCCGCTGGCCGCGCTCGTGGCCATCGGCGTGGCGAGGTACCTGCCCGAGACCAAGGCCCCGACCCGCAGCCGGCTGGACTGGCCGGGCGCGGTGCTGCTGGGCGCCACCATGACGCTGCTGATCCTGCCGTTGACCGAGGGGCGGGCCACGGGCTGGCCGGCCTGGACCTGGGCCTGCCTGGTCGCGGTACCGGTGGGCGGGGTCGCGGTGGTCTGGTGGGCGCTGCGCGTGCAGCGCCGCGGCGGGCTGCCGCTGGTGCCGCCGGAGCTGTTCGCGTTCCGGTCGGTGCGCATCGGGCTGCTGGTGGCCCTCCCGGTCTACGTCGCCTTCGGCGGCTTCATGTTCGTCTACTCCTTCATGGCCGGCAGCCACGGCCTCACCCCGCTGCACATCGGGCTGAGCCTGCTGCCGATGTCGCTGGGCTTCCTGGCCGCTTCGGTGGCCTCGGGCCGGCTGGTGCCGCGCTTCGGCGTGGCCGTCCTGGGCGCGGGCGCGGCGCTGACCGCCGTGGGCTTCGTCTGGATCGGGCTGGTGGTCGACGGCATCGCGGCCGTCACGACGTACGGCGCGATGCACGTGGCCGGGCCGATGGTCCTGGTCGGCGTGGGCATGGGCCTGGTCTGGTCGCCGCTGATGGGCGTCATCCTGAGCCAGGTGCACGGTCACCTGGCCGGGCTCGGCGGCGGCCTGCTGCTCACCACGATGCAGGCCGGCCTGGGCTCGGGCTCGGCGGTGGTGGGCTCGATCTACTTCGGGCTCGACGCCGCGCACGCCTTCGTCTGGACCGCGGTGGTCCTCGCCGCGGTCATGGCGATCGTCGCCCCGCTGACCGCGCTGCTGAGCCCGCGGCGGGGCTGA